The following DNA comes from Mycobacteriales bacterium.
GCGGCGAACTTGACGTCGCCGATCCCGCCGACGTCCCGGAGCTGGTCGATGCTGCGGAACGGCCCGTGCGCCGTCCGGTAGTCGAGGATCTTCGCTGCGGTGACCGGGCCGACCCCGGGCAGCGCGTCGAGTTGATCCACGGTCGCGGTGTTGAGGTTGACCGGAGCGTCCGGGGCGGCGGTCACACCGGCGCCGGCCGCGGCGGGCGCCGTCGAAACCGGGTCGGGCGTGGCGCCGGGGACTGCGACCAGCACCTGCTCGCCGTCGGAGAGCCGGCTCGCGACGTTGAGCAGCCCGATGTCGGCGCCGGGCAGCACCCCGCCTGCTGCGGCGATCGCGTCGGCCACCCGGTCTCCGGCGGGCAACCGGACCAATCCGGGCCGGCGTACCTTGCCGGCCACGGCGACGACCACCACCGAGGGGCTCGTCGGGCCGGTCGGCACCGCCCCGCCGGGGGGTTGCGGGGCGGCGCCGCCGGCGGCTGCCGAGGCGAGGTCCGAGCCGGCGGGATCGCCGGGGGTCACGGCATCCGCACCGGCCGGTCCGCCGGGGGCCGCACTCGCCCGGGACGTGGCGTCGACCGCCACCACGCCGACCGGCTGGGCGACCGGCCGGGCGCGCCAGACGAGCACTCCCGCCACGAGCGCGGCGAGCAGCGCGACGGCGACGACGGTGCGGGCACCGGGTCGACCGGGGTCCATCCGGGCCCGTCGGAGCGTCTCCGGCAACCACCGGGCGACCGCACCCGCCGGGCGGGGGTCACCGGCATCGCGATGACGTCCGACGACCCGACCGGCGCCGTCGTCGGCACCGGCGACGGATTCCGATCCGGTGCCGTCACCATCGGCACCGTCGGCACCATCGGCCGGAGCATCCCCCTCGACGACCCTGTCGTCCACATCGACACCTTTCTCCGCCCGTCGGCCGTCGACCGCGTGCCGCGGCCGGCGTTGCGCGGCCGCCGGCTCCCCGGCCGATGGAGCCGGGTCGGCGTACGGGACCCAGCCGGCCGGCCGGATCGCCGACAACCGATCTGTCGCGGCCGCGGTCTGTCTGCGGGCCGATCGTGTGCGCGGCATCCGGAAGACCACGCGACCGACGCTAGGTCGCGAACCCGGCCGATCGGCGTGCCGACGTCGATCTGTGGACGACCCGCATTCCTGTGGATGGTTGGATTGACACGTGACCAGGGCGGGACCAGGACAGCCGACTGCACCGACCCGGCTCCCGCCGCAGCCGGCGGCCGGCGGGGCGGACGCCTGGCGAATGCTCCGGCAGAAGCACGCGGTCCGGGCGGTCGGCGCCGCGACCGTGGTCGCCGTGGCTCTGGTGATCGTGTGGCTGGTGCTGCCGCTGATGGGCACCGATCTGTCGGCGCAGGTCGAGCGCGCACAGTTCTTCGCCCGCCACGGGCTGCGGCCGATCGACTTCGGGTGGTACGGCGGAACGAACCAGTTCGGCTACAGCCTGGTGTCGCCCGCGGTGATGGCGACGATCGGGGTCCGGCTGACCGGTGCGCTCGCCGCGGTCGGTGCGGCGATGGCCTTTGCCGCAATCCTCGCCCGCACCGGCGCGCGCCGGCCGGTCCTCGGCGGTGTCGTCGGAGCGGTGTGCATCACCGCGAACCTCGCGAGCGGCCGCATCACCTACGCGCTCGGCCTCGCCTTCGGGCTGGCCGGCATCCTGGCGCTGACCGACCGCAACCCGCGACGCCGCCTCATCCTCGCGTCGATCGCCACGTTGCTCGCCTCGTCGACCAGTCCGGTCGCCGGACTCTTCGTCGGGCTGGCCGGCGCTACGCTGCTGCTCACCGGCCGTCGACGCGAAGGACTCGTGCTCGGGATCAGCGCCGTACTGCCGATCCTGGTCGTCAGCGGGCTGTTCGGCGAGGGCGGCTGGATGAACATCAGCCGGGCCGACGCGGTGCACGCGGTGGTGCTGAGCCTCGTGGTCCTGCTTCTGGTCCCGCATCGTGTGGTCCGGGTGGGCGCGGCGCTGTCGGCGGTCGGCGTGCTCGCCGCCTTCGCGATCCACACTCCGGTCGGGCTCAACGCGATCCGGCTCGCCGTGATGTTCGCCGTACCGCTCATCGTGGCTCTCGCGCGGGGACGCCTCGTCGTCATCGCCGTCATCGGGGCGCTGCTGGTGTGGTGGCAGCCGCCGGTGATGACCGGGGATCTGCGCGACGACGGCAACCC
Coding sequences within:
- a CDS encoding ComEA family DNA-binding protein encodes the protein MDDRVVEGDAPADGADGADGDGTGSESVAGADDGAGRVVGRHRDAGDPRPAGAVARWLPETLRRARMDPGRPGARTVVAVALLAALVAGVLVWRARPVAQPVGVVAVDATSRASAAPGGPAGADAVTPGDPAGSDLASAAAGGAAPQPPGGAVPTGPTSPSVVVVAVAGKVRRPGLVRLPAGDRVADAIAAAGGVLPGADIGLLNVASRLSDGEQVLVAVPGATPDPVSTAPAAAGAGVTAAPDAPVNLNTATVDQLDALPGVGPVTAAKILDYRTAHGPFRSIDQLRDVGGIGDVKFAALESKVTV